In the genome of bacterium, one region contains:
- a CDS encoding (2Fe-2S)-binding protein: MIIRFKLNGKEREFDVAPDLPLVDLLRDNAHLTGTKIGCREGTCGTCTVLIDGRPANSCLTLAARCEGADIKTIEGLGSPANPHPIQEALVDAAGVQCGYCTPGIALTLEALLKDNPKPTEADVRLALDGNLCRCTGYVKIFDAAVLAAERLSKGGAK, encoded by the coding sequence ATGATTATCCGATTCAAACTGAATGGCAAAGAACGCGAGTTCGACGTGGCGCCGGATCTGCCGCTGGTCGATCTGCTGCGAGACAATGCGCACCTGACGGGCACGAAGATCGGCTGTCGCGAAGGCACATGCGGAACCTGTACGGTTCTGATCGACGGCCGGCCGGCGAACTCCTGCCTGACGCTGGCGGCGCGCTGCGAAGGTGCCGACATCAAGACGATCGAGGGCCTTGGTTCGCCGGCGAATCCGCATCCGATCCAGGAAGCCCTGGTGGATGCGGCGGGTGTGCAGTGCGGTTACTGTACCCCGGGCATCGCGCTGACGCTCGAGGCGCTGCTGAAAGACAATCCGAAGCCGACCGAGGCGGATGTTCGCCTCGCGCTGGACGGCAACCTGTGCCGCTGCACCGGCTACGTGAAGATCTTCGACGCCGCCGTTCTGGCCGCGGAACGACTCTCCAAAGGAGGCGCCAAGTGA
- a CDS encoding FAD binding domain-containing protein, with the protein MTAYHRPADLKEALGLLAEDGAARRPVGGGVSIIQTKDAKGFEGVDLGRLGLDKIEETPAGLRIGAMVTFGQMHRDDRVKKAWGGLLEKALLGAASCNVRNLISVGGNVVQCYYWSTLPPILLALDGTVRVENASGGRDIPAAEFFAQHPVKTLNKGDLVTHVTIPMPKTGERAAFHKYAEVQTEYALIQACVKLTMDGAKCSEARVAVGALSVVPFRSEAAEKILAGAELSDEVLAKAGAAAVEGVTVREDFRASRDYRSKVAPVIVRRTLAEALAVDSSGNGKGA; encoded by the coding sequence ATGACCGCTTATCACCGGCCGGCGGATCTGAAGGAGGCCCTGGGGCTGCTGGCTGAAGACGGCGCGGCCCGGCGGCCGGTCGGGGGAGGCGTCTCGATTATTCAGACGAAAGACGCCAAGGGCTTCGAAGGCGTGGATCTCGGGCGCCTGGGGCTGGACAAGATTGAAGAAACGCCTGCGGGGCTGCGCATCGGCGCGATGGTGACGTTTGGCCAGATGCACCGCGACGATCGCGTAAAGAAGGCCTGGGGAGGACTGCTGGAGAAGGCGCTGCTCGGCGCCGCCAGTTGCAACGTTCGCAACCTGATCTCGGTCGGCGGCAATGTGGTACAGTGCTACTACTGGTCCACCCTGCCTCCGATTCTGTTGGCACTGGACGGAACGGTCCGCGTCGAGAACGCGTCCGGCGGACGCGACATCCCCGCGGCTGAGTTCTTCGCCCAGCACCCGGTCAAGACGCTCAACAAGGGCGATCTCGTCACGCACGTGACGATTCCGATGCCGAAGACCGGCGAGCGCGCCGCGTTCCACAAGTATGCAGAAGTGCAAACCGAGTACGCGCTGATTCAGGCCTGCGTGAAGCTGACAATGGACGGCGCCAAGTGCAGTGAAGCCCGCGTGGCGGTCGGTGCGCTATCGGTTGTGCCGTTTCGCTCGGAAGCGGCGGAGAAGATCCTGGCCGGCGCCGAGTTGTCCGATGAAGTGCTGGCCAAGGCCGGTGCCGCGGCGGTCGAAGGCGTGACGGTGCGCGAGGACTTCCGCGCCAGCCGCGATTATCGCTCGAAGGTGGCGCCGGTGATCGTGCGCCGGACGCTGGCGGAAGCGCTGGCTGTCGACAGTTCCGGCAACGGCAAGGGGGCATAA
- a CDS encoding FAD-dependent thymidylate synthase, with the protein MVALPEAAPSPFVSAPPAIRLTKAFATPMKNTVATARTCYSGRGIISDDEVGERERFGPLAQSIYEAGHHTTFQHANFQFAIANVSRQFIWSFLHAHPFYNSEQVSQRYVTVKPDTISVPVLDGPAAALYREIADMQFAAYQKLCEMLSGPTEAEFYRRFKRSERMAKSHARTIRKKSQEVARYVLPVATHAYLYHTISAVTLFRYWRMANQRDTPAEQRYVLGEMVRQVLELDPDYELTLQGPLGAEALPEEEIFCAQPDLLDGGRAAAFRAEFDQSLDGLTSKLISHTSGAEAQVASAVREMLGLCRADLADADAIALAMDPSRNRLLGESLNLTTIGKLTRALHHAHYSFRRKLSHTADSQDQRHRMTPGSRPFLAAHFDSEPDVIVPELIAQDEAARRFFDETMARTWEGIERLRSLGVEPEWLGYLLPNAVAIRFTESSDLLNLRHKHQMRLCYNAQEEIWRASVDEARQIREVHPQLGRLLLPPCTLRSMARTKPICPEGARFCGVVVWKKDLAEYERVI; encoded by the coding sequence TTGGTTGCCCTCCCTGAAGCCGCCCCCAGTCCCTTTGTGTCCGCCCCACCCGCGATTCGCCTGACCAAGGCGTTTGCGACTCCGATGAAGAACACGGTCGCGACCGCGCGGACGTGCTATTCCGGGCGCGGAATTATCTCGGACGACGAGGTGGGGGAGCGCGAGCGATTCGGTCCGCTCGCCCAATCGATCTACGAGGCCGGGCACCACACGACGTTCCAGCACGCCAACTTTCAGTTCGCCATCGCGAATGTTTCACGCCAGTTTATCTGGTCCTTCCTGCACGCGCACCCATTCTACAACTCGGAGCAGGTTTCGCAGCGCTACGTCACGGTGAAGCCGGACACGATCTCGGTGCCGGTGCTGGATGGCCCGGCTGCGGCCTTGTACCGCGAGATCGCCGACATGCAGTTCGCGGCCTATCAGAAGTTGTGCGAGATGCTCTCCGGGCCAACAGAGGCGGAATTCTATCGCCGCTTCAAGCGCAGCGAGCGTATGGCGAAGTCGCACGCGCGGACAATCCGCAAGAAGTCGCAGGAAGTCGCGCGCTACGTCCTGCCTGTCGCGACGCACGCGTACCTGTACCACACGATTTCCGCCGTCACGCTGTTCAGGTACTGGCGGATGGCGAACCAGCGCGACACCCCGGCGGAACAGCGCTATGTGCTCGGCGAGATGGTTCGCCAGGTGCTCGAGCTGGATCCGGACTACGAGCTGACACTGCAGGGGCCTCTCGGGGCGGAGGCTCTTCCCGAGGAAGAGATCTTCTGCGCCCAGCCGGATCTCCTGGACGGCGGGCGTGCGGCGGCGTTTCGCGCGGAGTTCGACCAGTCCTTGGATGGCCTGACGTCGAAGCTGATTTCCCACACATCCGGTGCGGAGGCGCAGGTCGCGTCGGCCGTGCGGGAGATGTTGGGCCTTTGCCGCGCGGACCTGGCGGACGCCGACGCGATTGCGTTGGCAATGGACCCGTCGCGCAATCGGCTGCTGGGCGAGTCGCTGAACCTGACGACCATCGGGAAGCTGACCCGCGCGCTGCACCACGCGCACTACTCCTTCCGCCGCAAACTGAGTCACACCGCGGACAGCCAGGACCAGCGCCACCGCATGACGCCTGGGTCGAGGCCGTTCCTGGCGGCGCACTTCGATTCCGAGCCGGACGTGATCGTGCCGGAGCTGATCGCCCAGGATGAGGCCGCCCGCCGTTTCTTCGACGAGACGATGGCGCGCACCTGGGAAGGCATCGAGCGCCTGCGCAGCCTCGGCGTCGAGCCGGAGTGGCTCGGGTACTTGCTGCCGAATGCTGTGGCGATTCGTTTTACGGAAAGCTCGGACCTGCTGAACCTGCGCCACAAGCATCAGATGCGGCTCTGCTACAATGCACAGGAAGAGATCTGGCGGGCGTCCGTGGACGAGGCTCGGCAGATTCGCGAGGTCCATCCACAGCTTGGCCGGCTGCTGCTGCCGCCGTGCACGTTGCGATCGATGGCGCGTACGAAACCCATCTGCCCGGAAGGCGCGCGGTTCTGTGGGGTCGTGGTTTGGAAGAAGGATCTGGCCGAGTACGAGCGCGTGATTTAG
- the dnaE gene encoding DNA polymerase III subunit alpha codes for MPISPNDFVHLHVHSEYSLLDGANRIGPMLDYVKTLGMDAIALTDHGVLFGALEFYSAAKKKGVKPIVGCEVYITPGERTARGPGEQKKTHHLLLLAENYEGYQNICKLSSIGYLEGFYYKPRIDFETLAQHTKGVIATSSCLAGLIPQALLDRDEAKADKYTAQFAELFGRERFFMELQDHGLPEQRETNPYIIGLAQRHGLKLFASNDCHYMTRNDAQMHDVLLCVQTGARMSDKNRFRFTGEEFYVKSAAEMEGLFGDIPEALTNTRLIAEMCNLEMPERQYRIPRFECPDGKSEMEHLRDEVWRGAYERYGERADKDKDLRERIEFEIATIDRMGFPAYFLIVADFIGHARSIGIPVGPGRGSAAGSVVAYCLKITQLDPLEHDLLFERFLNPDRTSMPDIDIDFCFERRGDVIEYVRKKYGEDCVAQIITFGTMKAKAAVRDVGRAMDIPLNVVDKVAKAIPAELKMTLQKAQNESQELRDLMEADPQVQKLVQTAERIEGMVRHASTHAAGIIISDKPVMEYCPLYKAPNEEKPATQFTMTECEESLGLLKMDFLGIKNLTIINRVSNWLRERDGIEIDWDKIPMSDPPTYEVLQQGQTLGVFQLESEGMTNLVKRLKPTEFADLTALLAIYRPGPLKAKMDDMYVRRKHGVEEVAYDHPILEPILKESYGVILYQEQVMRIAMAMSGFTRGEADVLRKAMGKKKEDVMAKMQAKFVDGAVEHSDVERELAEYIWNNIVTFAGYGFNKSHSAAYAVVTFQTAYLRAHYPTYFAAALLTNEIYGTTDGIAKYIVSCREMDIEVHPVHINKSLEYFNPDDGKIWYALNAVKGVGGRFAESVAAERAANGPFKSLQDFCLRLPREEINSRMLEALIKVGAFDSLEINRAALLAVLPQILELASEVHRDKASGLDDMFAADGDEGEALIQTIALPNVPPWDEKERAEFEKEFLGFYLSDHPLNRFRVELESFSEQDSAQLSEPNPPLRERERRPFATVGYISDINIRTDKNGNPWGIVKLEDLHGSYDVKFFSNTYETYRDDLRLDEVVQIEGVMELWNERVSLNGNVVRRAEELRADAKGVNVEWDADKLDEKTLVDLKETVRRHNGNRPVRIIVRHKDMTAAYVPKNGLKIMVSPDSVHALQQLPGKPKVTYIPAKRMTTNGRAGKRRRA; via the coding sequence ATGCCGATCAGTCCCAACGACTTCGTTCATTTGCACGTCCACTCGGAGTACAGCCTGCTCGACGGCGCGAACCGCATCGGGCCGATGCTCGACTATGTGAAGACGCTCGGGATGGATGCGATCGCGTTGACTGACCACGGCGTGCTTTTTGGTGCGCTGGAGTTCTACAGCGCGGCGAAGAAGAAGGGCGTGAAGCCTATCGTTGGTTGCGAGGTCTACATCACGCCCGGCGAACGCACGGCACGCGGCCCTGGCGAGCAAAAGAAGACGCACCACCTGTTGCTGTTGGCGGAGAATTACGAAGGTTATCAGAACATCTGCAAGCTCTCGTCCATCGGTTACCTCGAGGGCTTCTACTACAAGCCGCGCATCGATTTTGAGACGCTGGCGCAGCACACGAAAGGCGTCATTGCCACGTCGTCGTGCCTTGCGGGGCTGATTCCGCAGGCGCTGCTCGATCGCGACGAAGCGAAGGCCGACAAGTACACCGCGCAATTTGCGGAGTTGTTCGGGCGCGAGCGCTTCTTCATGGAACTGCAGGACCACGGCCTGCCCGAGCAGCGCGAGACGAACCCGTACATCATCGGTCTGGCGCAACGCCACGGGTTGAAGCTGTTTGCGTCGAACGATTGTCACTACATGACACGCAACGACGCGCAGATGCACGACGTGCTGCTCTGCGTGCAGACCGGCGCGCGCATGTCGGATAAGAATCGATTCCGCTTCACCGGCGAGGAGTTCTACGTCAAGTCCGCGGCGGAAATGGAAGGCCTGTTCGGCGACATTCCGGAAGCGCTGACGAACACGCGCCTGATTGCCGAGATGTGTAATCTCGAAATGCCCGAACGCCAATATCGCATTCCGCGTTTCGAGTGCCCGGACGGCAAGTCCGAGATGGAGCACCTTCGCGACGAAGTTTGGAGAGGCGCGTACGAGCGTTATGGCGAACGCGCCGACAAGGACAAGGATCTGCGCGAACGCATCGAGTTTGAAATCGCCACCATCGATCGCATGGGATTCCCGGCGTACTTCCTGATCGTGGCGGACTTCATCGGACACGCGCGTTCGATCGGCATTCCCGTCGGCCCGGGCCGCGGCTCTGCAGCCGGCTCCGTCGTGGCGTACTGCCTGAAGATCACGCAACTCGATCCGCTCGAGCATGACTTGCTGTTCGAGCGTTTCCTGAACCCCGACCGTACATCGATGCCGGATATCGACATCGACTTCTGCTTCGAACGTCGTGGCGATGTGATCGAGTACGTTCGCAAGAAGTACGGCGAGGATTGCGTCGCGCAGATCATTACGTTCGGAACGATGAAGGCCAAGGCGGCCGTTCGCGATGTCGGGCGCGCGATGGACATTCCGCTGAATGTCGTCGATAAGGTCGCGAAGGCCATTCCCGCCGAACTGAAGATGACACTGCAAAAGGCGCAGAACGAATCGCAGGAACTACGCGATCTGATGGAGGCCGATCCGCAGGTTCAGAAACTGGTGCAGACTGCCGAGCGCATCGAGGGCATGGTGCGCCACGCGTCGACGCACGCGGCAGGCATCATCATCAGCGATAAGCCCGTGATGGAGTACTGCCCGCTCTACAAGGCGCCGAACGAAGAAAAACCCGCCACGCAGTTCACGATGACTGAATGCGAGGAGAGCCTCGGCCTCCTCAAGATGGACTTCCTTGGCATCAAGAACCTGACGATCATTAATCGTGTCTCCAATTGGCTGCGCGAACGCGACGGCATCGAGATCGACTGGGACAAGATCCCGATGAGCGATCCGCCAACGTATGAGGTTCTGCAACAGGGCCAGACGCTCGGCGTGTTCCAGCTCGAATCGGAAGGCATGACGAACCTCGTCAAGCGTCTGAAGCCGACCGAGTTCGCCGACCTAACTGCGCTTCTCGCCATCTATCGCCCGGGGCCTCTGAAGGCGAAGATGGACGACATGTATGTTCGGCGTAAGCACGGCGTCGAGGAGGTCGCTTACGATCATCCGATTCTCGAACCGATTCTGAAGGAAAGCTACGGCGTTATTCTGTACCAGGAACAGGTCATGCGCATCGCTATGGCGATGAGCGGTTTCACGCGCGGTGAAGCAGACGTTTTGCGAAAGGCCATGGGCAAGAAGAAGGAAGACGTCATGGCCAAGATGCAGGCCAAGTTCGTCGATGGCGCCGTGGAACACAGCGACGTCGAACGTGAACTGGCCGAGTACATCTGGAACAACATCGTGACATTCGCTGGCTACGGCTTCAACAAGTCGCACTCCGCGGCGTATGCCGTCGTCACGTTCCAGACGGCGTACCTGCGCGCGCATTACCCGACGTACTTCGCCGCAGCGCTGTTGACGAATGAAATCTATGGCACGACGGACGGAATCGCGAAGTACATCGTGAGTTGCCGCGAGATGGACATCGAAGTCCATCCCGTGCACATCAACAAGTCGCTCGAGTACTTCAACCCCGACGATGGCAAGATCTGGTATGCGCTGAATGCCGTGAAGGGCGTTGGCGGCCGGTTCGCGGAATCTGTTGCGGCGGAGCGCGCCGCGAACGGACCGTTCAAGAGTCTGCAGGACTTCTGTCTGCGCCTGCCGCGCGAGGAGATTAATTCGCGCATGCTGGAGGCGCTGATTAAGGTCGGTGCCTTCGATTCGCTCGAAATCAATCGCGCGGCGCTGCTGGCCGTGCTGCCGCAGATCCTGGAACTTGCCAGCGAAGTCCATCGCGACAAGGCCTCCGGGCTCGACGACATGTTCGCCGCGGATGGCGATGAAGGCGAGGCGCTCATCCAGACGATCGCGCTGCCCAACGTGCCGCCGTGGGACGAGAAGGAGCGCGCCGAGTTTGAGAAGGAATTCCTTGGCTTCTATCTCAGCGATCATCCGCTCAATCGCTTCCGCGTGGAACTCGAATCGTTCAGCGAACAGGACAGCGCGCAACTGAGCGAGCCCAATCCGCCGCTCCGCGAACGCGAACGCCGGCCCTTCGCGACCGTGGGCTACATCAGCGACATCAACATACGCACCGACAAGAATGGCAATCCGTGGGGAATTGTGAAGCTGGAAGATTTGCATGGCAGTTACGATGTGAAGTTCTTCAGCAACACGTACGAAACCTATCGCGACGATCTGCGGCTGGATGAAGTCGTGCAGATCGAAGGCGTGATGGAGCTGTGGAACGAGCGCGTTTCGCTGAATGGAAACGTCGTGCGCCGCGCGGAGGAATTGCGCGCCGACGCAAAGGGCGTGAACGTGGAATGGGACGCCGATAAGCTCGACGAGAAGACGCTGGTGGACCTGAAGGAAACCGTTCGTCGTCACAACGGCAACCGTCCCGTTCGTATCATCGTCCGCCACAAGGACATGACGGCGGCGTACGTTCCGAAGAATGGCTTGAAGATCATGGTCTCTCCGGATTCCGTTCACGCTCTCCAACAATTACCCGGCAAGCCCAAGGTCACCTACATCCCGGCCAAGCGAATGACAACAAACGGCCGCGCCGGCAAACGGCGGCGGGCGTGA
- a CDS encoding SUMF1/EgtB/PvdO family nonheme iron enzyme: MKKWLQISRFLVPGLALLFGAIPLVLSAEEQDVRSYDDPLPADLVLDLPGDTPIWFVRVPGTSDIEDPGWKRFGFFMTQFEVTIGQWEALNNHPTDNYFPTPPATGMTQERARQFASSVNAYIENTYGHKWGTFSLPSVDQWEYAAAAGSETPFYWGDDPNLERIDDYAWWEGNTYGGRKKPVGLKLPNTWKLYDMSGNVEEWTDHTTFTCGGGGMWTPGMWYSSVTAIGGSVSSEGADCGIESAHSMGFGGTTTLCDIPESSLACNYFASDIIGLRLVLEPPAHSFRDFTFTDDGEGWDSHELPPFLAPDFSVLAGTLTMKATSSGNLVGIWQSPALEVVQRGDDQPAGAINLRVPSFDEETVFSVVYRIRTDEPNAMLVPQLRLRVTADNSQFADLMTIESNADASWSPTPQNRDYTMLFHPPIPSRRFHCQFDMVGLDPRDSATASVFLEQVAVASSINPTIMNSRIERIYDFAKGTEDWQHYTVPEYFAVPNFAHDGGLGISTSDAQEFQFGFWGSTLDPANNVEIEPERLYYGVFTVSTDIPDPELVPTFRLRLNESLFRVGRFTVVNSTGSAEYSPVAGYPRTYTVFFPPGAGVDENLLASFDFLADPSREEIAPGGSIFLQSVRIESVDWVE, from the coding sequence ATGAAGAAATGGCTGCAGATATCACGGTTTTTGGTCCCTGGTCTCGCCTTGCTGTTTGGGGCGATTCCACTCGTTCTTTCGGCAGAAGAGCAAGACGTCCGGTCGTACGATGATCCTCTTCCTGCGGATTTGGTTCTTGATTTACCGGGCGATACGCCGATTTGGTTCGTTCGTGTACCCGGCACTAGTGATATCGAGGACCCGGGGTGGAAGCGATTTGGCTTCTTCATGACCCAGTTCGAAGTTACGATTGGGCAATGGGAGGCACTCAACAACCACCCGACCGACAACTACTTCCCTACCCCGCCCGCCACAGGGATGACACAGGAACGCGCGCGCCAGTTCGCATCATCGGTGAATGCGTACATCGAGAACACCTATGGGCATAAGTGGGGGACTTTCTCTCTACCTTCTGTCGACCAGTGGGAGTACGCTGCTGCCGCGGGCTCCGAAACGCCGTTCTACTGGGGAGACGACCCGAATTTAGAGCGGATAGATGATTATGCCTGGTGGGAGGGCAACACATACGGCGGCCGAAAAAAGCCCGTCGGCCTGAAGCTGCCCAACACCTGGAAGCTCTATGATATGAGTGGGAACGTCGAAGAGTGGACTGATCATACCACGTTCACGTGCGGAGGTGGAGGGATGTGGACTCCTGGCATGTGGTATAGTTCCGTCACCGCCATCGGAGGCAGCGTCTCGAGCGAAGGCGCGGATTGCGGCATTGAATCAGCCCATTCCATGGGTTTTGGTGGAACCACCACTCTCTGCGACATCCCGGAGAGCAGTCTGGCATGTAACTACTTCGCCTCGGACATCATCGGACTGCGTCTTGTTCTCGAACCCCCCGCGCATTCCTTCCGGGATTTCACCTTTACTGATGATGGCGAAGGATGGGACTCTCACGAGCTACCTCCATTTCTGGCGCCAGACTTCTCAGTCTTGGCGGGAACACTGACAATGAAGGCGACATCCAGCGGCAATCTTGTGGGTATATGGCAATCACCCGCATTGGAAGTCGTCCAGCGCGGAGACGACCAACCGGCCGGCGCGATCAACCTTCGCGTCCCCTCCTTTGACGAGGAAACGGTGTTCTCTGTTGTCTATCGCATTCGCACCGATGAACCGAACGCGATGCTAGTCCCTCAGTTGCGACTACGCGTGACCGCGGATAACAGCCAATTCGCGGACTTGATGACCATTGAATCAAACGCAGACGCATCCTGGTCTCCGACGCCTCAAAATCGTGACTACACAATGCTCTTTCATCCTCCGATCCCGAGCAGACGGTTTCACTGTCAATTCGACATGGTCGGTCTTGATCCAAGGGATTCTGCGACAGCATCCGTGTTCCTCGAACAGGTTGCCGTTGCAAGCTCCATTAATCCAACGATCATGAACAGCCGAATCGAGAGGATTTATGACTTCGCCAAGGGGACGGAAGATTGGCAGCACTACACCGTGCCGGAGTATTTCGCTGTCCCCAACTTCGCCCATGACGGTGGACTCGGCATCTCGACGAGCGACGCACAGGAATTCCAATTCGGGTTCTGGGGTTCGACTCTGGATCCCGCGAACAATGTCGAGATCGAACCCGAGAGGCTGTATTATGGCGTGTTCACTGTAAGCACGGACATCCCGGACCCAGAGCTTGTACCGACGTTCCGGCTTAGGCTAAATGAATCACTGTTCCGCGTGGGTCGCTTCACGGTGGTAAATTCCACCGGTTCGGCAGAGTACAGTCCAGTGGCTGGTTACCCGCGCACCTACACTGTATTCTTCCCGCCAGGGGCCGGCGTTGATGAGAACTTGCTCGCCTCCTTCGATTTCCTGGCGGATCCGTCGCGCGAGGAGATTGCACCTGGCGGCTCGATCTTCCTGCAGAGCGTCAGGATTGAATCGGTTGATTGGGTTGAATGA
- a CDS encoding ADP-ribosylglycohydrolase family protein: MNREKTLGLVAGALLGDALGAPFKNVKGGHIQQLAGDWVDDFLADPNVFPDKPDKIVLPGLHTGHGQEFLAVLAGMVDDQSGQHPVARTAANLRDLADTVEANHQNVGALRQPGRPLRKALERWAEQFPWDPADHFATDEASEGASVCMRGLAAAISGDADPIAYARLTHLREAPLVAAWTIWRAAQLLAENRDAEELLEELIAGARVIEDELREGEVGEQWREIGFGTPIVRFSECLSPIASLLRTGDDALAEKTLLNQAKEFVPDRGVAHVQHGFAPILVPWVLYRALGPMSPINAIEDAVNRGGETPLAAALIGGLMGARHGIDQIPDDMLAKTLGWRDAEALALSPSPDTEEAWLADERKWTGKEEALREPIRAEFRKRQTDAPPKKKKKPQPEIDQAAREQGKLPFAPPPEVWLREAGDELAPWEKQRLKSERGRKRIGWKEDRRERQRHKGEDEPDE, from the coding sequence ATGAATCGCGAAAAGACTCTGGGACTTGTTGCCGGTGCGTTGTTGGGCGATGCGTTGGGGGCGCCGTTCAAGAATGTGAAGGGCGGGCACATTCAGCAGCTCGCCGGCGATTGGGTCGATGACTTCCTTGCCGATCCGAACGTCTTTCCCGACAAGCCGGACAAGATCGTTCTCCCGGGTTTGCACACCGGGCATGGCCAGGAGTTTCTCGCTGTTCTCGCGGGCATGGTGGACGATCAATCCGGCCAACATCCCGTCGCGCGTACGGCGGCGAACTTGCGCGACCTCGCAGACACTGTAGAAGCGAATCATCAAAACGTCGGGGCGTTGCGCCAGCCCGGTCGGCCGTTGCGCAAGGCGTTGGAACGATGGGCCGAGCAATTCCCCTGGGATCCCGCCGATCACTTCGCCACTGACGAAGCGAGTGAAGGCGCGTCTGTGTGCATGCGTGGGCTTGCTGCGGCAATCAGTGGCGATGCCGATCCGATCGCGTATGCGCGGCTGACGCATCTGCGCGAAGCCCCCCTCGTGGCTGCATGGACGATCTGGCGCGCCGCGCAATTACTGGCAGAAAATCGAGACGCAGAAGAATTGCTGGAGGAGCTAATCGCGGGGGCGCGTGTCATCGAGGATGAACTGCGCGAAGGCGAAGTGGGGGAGCAATGGCGCGAGATTGGTTTCGGCACGCCGATCGTGCGATTCAGCGAGTGCCTCAGCCCGATTGCGAGCCTGTTGAGAACCGGCGACGATGCATTGGCGGAAAAGACGCTGCTGAATCAGGCAAAGGAATTCGTTCCCGATCGCGGCGTGGCGCATGTCCAGCATGGCTTTGCGCCGATTCTTGTCCCGTGGGTGCTTTACCGCGCGTTGGGGCCGATGTCTCCGATCAACGCCATCGAAGATGCCGTGAATCGTGGCGGCGAAACGCCGCTGGCGGCGGCACTGATTGGTGGGCTGATGGGAGCGCGCCACGGTATCGATCAGATTCCCGACGATATGTTGGCGAAGACGCTGGGTTGGCGCGATGCGGAAGCACTGGCGCTGTCTCCGTCTCCGGATACGGAGGAGGCATGGCTGGCGGACGAGCGGAAGTGGACCGGCAAGGAAGAGGCCCTGCGCGAACCGATTCGCGCGGAATTCCGCAAGCGCCAGACCGATGCGCCGCCGAAGAAAAAGAAGAAGCCGCAGCCGGAGATCGACCAGGCCGCGCGCGAGCAGGGGAAGCTGCCGTTTGCTCCGCCGCCGGAGGTCTGGCTGCGCGAGGCCGGTGACGAACTGGCCCCTTGGGAGAAGCAGCGCCTCAAGTCGGAGCGCGGCCGCAAGCGAATTGGCTGGAAGGAAGACAGGCGCGAAAGACAGCGCCACAAAGGCGAGGACGAGCCGGACGAGTGA
- a CDS encoding class I SAM-dependent methyltransferase has protein sequence MADLISGYGKERLGLRNVDSCLVRRGIAESVARACERWRAELSDGGRLLDIGCGAQPYRPWVEAAGLEYVGTDWPKSIHEAQTGDTVTADLSQRPWPFGDSEFHALLCTEVLEHQPDPGAFLAECARVCRPGGTLVLTTPLLWPEHEAPYDFYRYTQYGLRHLFEQAGFEPEMIEPRGGWHTAMAQSLGLWSVKAVGKPWNYATRLVVLPIMAGLLLTEKWGRSQSDLPMTLGYTVTGRRKG, from the coding sequence ATGGCGGATCTGATCTCCGGTTACGGCAAGGAGCGGCTTGGGCTGCGGAATGTGGATTCGTGCCTGGTGCGGCGCGGGATCGCGGAGTCCGTAGCACGAGCATGCGAACGATGGCGCGCGGAGCTATCCGACGGCGGGCGCCTGCTGGATATCGGATGCGGCGCACAGCCCTATCGCCCATGGGTCGAAGCAGCCGGCCTGGAATACGTCGGCACGGACTGGCCGAAGAGCATTCACGAGGCGCAAACCGGCGACACGGTCACGGCGGATTTGTCGCAGCGCCCATGGCCGTTCGGCGACTCGGAATTCCACGCGTTGCTGTGTACAGAAGTGCTGGAGCATCAGCCCGACCCGGGCGCGTTCCTGGCCGAGTGCGCGCGCGTTTGCCGGCCTGGAGGCACACTGGTACTGACGACGCCGTTGCTCTGGCCGGAGCACGAAGCGCCCTACGACTTCTACCGCTATACGCAGTATGGCTTGCGGCACTTGTTCGAGCAGGCGGGCTTCGAGCCCGAGATGATCGAGCCTCGTGGTGGCTGGCACACGGCAATGGCGCAATCGCTTGGGCTGTGGTCCGTCAAGGCAGTGGGAAAGCCATGGAATTACGCAACCCGCCTGGTGGTGCTGCCGATCATGGCTGGGTTGCTGCTCACCGAAAAGTGGGGACGGAGTCAAAGCGATCTGCCAATGACGTTGGGCTACACGGTAACGGGACGAAGAAAGGGCTGA